The proteins below come from a single Corylus avellana chromosome ca3, CavTom2PMs-1.0 genomic window:
- the LOC132174093 gene encoding uncharacterized protein LOC132174093: MEIDYSSRISIRPFKVTDVDDFMSWAGDDQVTRFLRWKTFTSKEEALTFIKDICIPHPWRRSICVDDHCSISFISVFPGLGNDRCRADMGYALATKHWGQGITTKAVKIALSQVFKDLPDLVRLQGFVDVENKASQRVLEKTGFQKEGLPRKYCHIKGKITDLLAYSFLSTDSTSIE; the protein is encoded by the coding sequence ATGGAGATTGATtattcatcaaggatttctatCCGTCCGTTCAAGGTAACAGACGTGGATGATTTCATGTCATGGGCAGGTGATGATCAAGTGACACGATTCCTCAGATGGAAGACTTTCACCTCCAAGGAAGAGGCTTTGACTTTCATCAAGGATATCTGCATACCCCATCCTTGGCGTCGATCGATATGCGTCGATGACCACTGTTCAATCAGCTTCATCTCCGTCTTCCCGGGGTTGGGCAATGACCGGTGCAGGGCTGATATGGGGTATGCATTAGCCACAAAGCACTGGGGCCAGGGGATAACCACCAAGGCAGTGAAGATTGCCCTCTCACAAGTGTTCAAGGACTTGCCTGATTTGGTAAGGTTGCAAGGTTTTGTTGATGTAGAGAATAAGGCCTCCCAGAGGGTATTAGAGAAAACTGGTTTCCAAAAGGAGGGGCTACCAAGGAAATATTGCCATATTAAGGGAAAAATCACAGATTTACTTGCCTATAGTTTTTTATCAACCGACTCCACCTCTATAGAGTAA
- the LOC132174094 gene encoding uncharacterized protein LOC132174094, protein MTIIQDQETGNWWLMDDDDYKYGYWPKEIFTHLATGASYLRYGGATFSPSNIQTPVPMGNGNIPDFKADEAGTFTFVQFVNADYQIVDVNIKMEEDFFDGQDPNCYGVVDWNDGQDPNTTGHAFTYGGPGGPCP, encoded by the exons ATGACCATTATTCag GATCAAGAAACCGGAAATTGGTGGTTGATGGATGATGATGATTACAAATATGGATACTGGCCGAAGGAGATATTCACTCATTTAGCTACTGGAGCATCTTATCTTCGATATGGTGGAGCAACATTTTCGCCTTCTAATATACAAACTCCAGTACCAATGGGGAATGGTAATATTCCTGACTTCAAAGCCGATGAAGCGGGTACTTTTACATTTGTTCAATTTGTGAACGCGGATTACCAAATTGTTGACGTTAATATCAAAATGGAGGAGGATTTCTTTGATGGCCAGGATCCAAATTGTTACGGTGTTGTAGATTGGAATGATGGCCAGGATCCAAATACAACCGGGCATGCCTTCACCTATGGGGGTCCTGGTGGGCCATGTCCTTaa